In the genome of Anabaena cylindrica PCC 7122, the window GTAGAACCTACAAAGCAACTGGCATTAATCTCAAAACCCAAGCACTGGGAGAGTCAGATAAGATAGTGACAATTTTAACCAAGGAATTTGGATTAATTCGGGCGGTTGCTCCTGGGGCGCGTAAACATAACTCCAGCTTGGGTGGGAGAATTGGGATTTTTGTAGTTAATGAATTACTGATTTCCCAAGGAAAAAGTCTAGGAAATGCTACGCCAACACTCGATAAAATTACTCAAGCGCAAACTATAAAAACTTATCCAGGTCTAACTAAAGACTTAGGAAAATTAGCTGCTAGTCAATATTTAGCTGAAATTGTCCTCTGTCAGGCTTTAAGCGAACTACCCCAAACAGAACTTTATGACTTACTAGATGAACATCTCCAGCGATTAGAAGCCTTACCCAAAAGTCAAGGATTCGCTGTTGTCGCACATTTGGCGCATGGAGTCTTTCAATTTTTAGCTTTAGCAGGACTCACACCCCAAGTTCAAGTTTGTTGCTTAACTCAGCTTCCTGTCACCCCAGACTGGACAAATCCCAACTGGCAGGTAGGATTTAGTGTGCCGACAGGAGGGATAATTAGCTTAGAGGCTTGGAAAAGCTTACGCTCAGAAAGGGAAAAAGGGAAACGGGAAGATGGAGAGATCAGGAAAAAAAGTTCTCCCAATCCCCAATCCCCAAGCTATGAAACGGTTATCCATCAGCAAGACCTCCCTACAATTTCTAATCGTCTGAATGCAAAAGAACTGTTTATGCTTCAATATTTGTCGCAAACAGAGATAATGCAAATAGAGGCAGCCTCAGATTATGGCTGGTTATCTATTGAGCAGATTTTGCGACAGTACATTCAGTATCATTTGGATCGTCCTATTCGCTCTGCTACTTTGATTGATTCTTATTTTGCCGCCAACCATGATGCAATCGTCTGATTTGGATAAAAAAATCCTGCCTCTGTCACCCAGTCAAGCTAAAAACAATAGGGTATCAGAGAAGACAACACCCCATCAGCCCAGTGCTGTTTCCCAACCTAACCTTAATTCAATCAATAACCAAGAAATATCCCGAACAGATGTTTCTCAGGAAAAAAATGGAAATGTAGAAGTTTCATCTACTAATGTACCTACACCATTAGAACCACAATTTCAAACTAATGGCAAAGGTAATTCTACCCAAGAAATTCTAAAAGTAGTCACCCAACCAGAAACGACACAATTAAATGGATCTGGTGTAGGTGGGGGGAATACATCAAGTAATATTCAAAAACAAGGGTTTTTACCTGTATTAAAAAACCCGAATTTTCTGGCACTTTGGGGAGGGCAAGTTTTTTGCCAGCTGGCTGATAAAGTATATTTGGTATTGATGATTGCTTTGATTAATACCCAGTTTCAAAAGGGTGATCAGAGTATCAGTGGTTGGGTATCGGCGTTAATGATGGTTTTTACCATTCCCGCAGTCTTATTTGGTTCTGTGGCTGGTGTATTTGTAGACCGCTGGTCAAAAAAAGTTGTCTTGGTAGCAACTAATGTTTGGCGAGGTATTCTCGTGCTGGCAATTCCCTTGCTGTTGTGGTTAACCCATGATTGGCAACCTGTGGGAGTTTTGCCAGTGGGATTTTTGATTATCTTGGGTGTGACTTTTTTAGTTTCTACTTTGACACAGTTTTTTGCACCAGCAGAACAAGCGGTAATTCCTCTGGTAGTGGCAGAAGAACATTTACTTTCGGCTAATTCCCTGTACACAACCACGATGATGGCATCGCTAATTATCGGTTTTGCTGTGGGGGAACCGTTGTTGGCATTAGCTGATGGACTGTGGCTAAAACTGGTAGGTAGTGGTAGTGGTGGACTAGGTAAAGAAATTTTAGTCGGTGGCAGTTATGCGATCGCAGGATTAATTTTACTCCTACTCAACACTAAAGAAATACCCCATCCCCCAGAAACTGAATTTCCTCACGTTTTCTCTGACTTGCGAGACGGTTTCCTTTACCTCAAAGAAAATCATCGCATCCGCAATGCTATCGTACAACTAGTTATTCTCTTTTCTGTCTTTGCCGCTTTAACAGTTATCGCTGTTCGCATGGCAGAAATCATCCCCAACTTGAAAGCATCCCAATTCGGCTTTTTACTCGCATCAGGGGGAGTTGGTATTGCTGCCGGGGCAACAATTATCGGTCAATTTGGCCAACGCTTTTCCTATCGGCAACTTAGCTTTTGCGGTTGTCTAGGCATGGCAGCATCTTTGATAGGTTTGGGAATATTCACAACCCAGCTATGGATAGTGTTGTTGTTATTATCTCTTGTTGGTCTGTTTGGGGCTTTGGTAGGTATCCCCATGCAAACTGCTATTCAAACAGAAACCCCTCCAGAAATGCGCGGTAAAGTGTTTGGTCTGCAAAATAATGTTATCAACATTGCCCTTTCTCTACCCTTAGCATTAGCTGGTGTCGCTGAAACCTTTTTTGGACTACAGGTAGTCTTTTTGGGATTATCTGTAATTGTCTTTTCAGGAGGTATATTAACTTGGTATAACTCCCGTGATTAGTTATCAGGCTGAAAATCATCTATAACTTAGTGAAACAATTGGTTTTCGTGCTAAACTTAATCCAGCGAAAATTCATATAATACTTGCTGGGAATCACTTAAGATTATCCTGTTTAAGTTGTTATAAATTTAGCTAATTCACAACTTGCCAGCAAGATTTAATAAAGCCATAAAATCATTTGTTTATTGGCTTAAGTATAAGCTTTTAAACGATGGTATGGCTGCTACTCATCATGATCTAGCAGGACTAATAAACGTAAGTATTCATGGCTAGAGAATACTTCAAATCAGGAGAATAAAGGCTTTTTGGGTCAACCTTGATGATTTTGATCAAGTATCACTTCTTTCTATTCCTGATTTCATAAGCATTCTGACTCCTGAATTCTTACTAATAAACAGGTTTGAAAGACCCTTAGTGTCTGTAGATTGGTGTAAGCCGTATTTTATGATAACGGTGTGTTCTCATTTAACTGACAACCGTTATAAAATCTTCAGCAAGGACTACAGAATAAAAATAGCTAAGTATAAAAAACAAATAATTTAAACTAAACTAAACCCGCTTTTATTCACAGCTAATCAAAGAATGCGTATAGCCTGGATTGGAAAAAAAACGCCCTTTTGCGGCAATGTCACTTACAGTAGAGAAATTACCAATGCTTTGCTAGATAGGGGACATCAAGTTAGCTTTCTTCACTTTGCCCAAGAAGAATCTCAACCCCAAAATTGGCCTAATTGTCAAGAAGTTTCCTTACCCTTCATTTATAAATCTCAAGTTTATACTATTCCCACTTTTAAAGCGACTAAGGTTTTAACTGAGTCGTTGCGAGAAATCAAGCCAGATATAGTTCATGCTTCTTTAACTTTATCGACACTAGATTTTGTTTTACCAGAAATTTGCCAAGAATTAAACTTGCCTTTAGTTGCTACTTTTCATACTCCATTCGCTGGCAAAGGGGCAAAATTAATATCCGGCACACAAATTTTGGCTTATCAGCTATACGCACCTTTCTTAGATCACTATGATCGGGTAATTATTTTTTCCCAAATTCAACGGGAATTATTAGCACGCATGGGAGTTAGGGAAGAAAAATTGGCTGTGATTCCCAATGGTGTTGATACTGTTAAATATTCTCCCGGTATTTCTAAAATCAAAGCAGAATTTGATGCCGAACGCTTGTTTGTGTATCAAGGGCGTATTGCAACGGAGAAAAATGTTGAACCCCTACTACGCGCTTGGAAGCAGTCGGATATGGGAGTTAATAGTAAATTATTGATTGTGGGTGATGGCCCGTTAAAACCTTCATTAGAGCCATTTTATGGACAGGAAGATGGCATCATTTGGTTAGGATTTATAGCAGATGAGAATCGGCGCATTGAAATTTTAAGGGGCGCTGATGTATTTATTTTGCCCTCTTTGGTAGAGGGTTTGTCTTTATCTCTGCTGGAGGCCATGTCCTGTGGTTTAGCTTGTTTAGCTACGGATGTAGGTGCAGATGGGGAAGTGTTGGAAAAGGGCGCAGGTGTCATTATTAGCACTAAAACAGTGCGATCGCAACTCAGAACCCTTTTACCACTGTTCCAAGATCATCCAGAGTTAACAACTTTATTAGGTCAAAAAGCGAGAAATAGAGTATTAGAGCGTTATACCCTCAGTGATAATATCACCCGTTTAGAAGAACTTTATACTAAAATATTAGCACAACAACCTTTAACAATCAGTTGGGGTACTTAAAAATAAAAACTTTTCCATCTCTGCCTTGCCAACAACTATTAACTAAGCAGGTCATAGTACATCATGAAAATAATGCTAATGGGATATTATGGCTATAGAAATATAGGTGATGATCTATTTGTCCAACATTTAACTAATTTTTTTAGCAAGAAAGAAGCGGTTGAAAAAGTATTTTTAATTTGCAATGACAACTATTATGAAATCAGCAGCAAAAAGATTTCTCTATTTCATCATTTCCAATTATCAAAAATAAAAAGATTATTTCTTTTATGGCAAAGTGACTGCGTAGCTTGGGGAGGAGGTACTTTAGGATTAAGCAGTGTACCCAAGAATTTATCGACTCTGCAAACTTTAGCTAAATTATTAGGTAAGCGGTTTTGTTTTCTAGGCATAGGCCTAGAAAGTATGAATGCAGGAGAAAAGCAGGATGTAACTAATTTTTTCAAACAGGCAGATTTGTTATATGTTAGAGATAATAATTCCTATGAATTGGTAAAAGAAAAGCTGAAATTTACTAATTCTTGTTGTCTAGGTGGTGACTTAGCATTTTTAGATTTAAGTTATTATGAAGAATTTATTCATCGAACTAAAACGGCAAATTCTTTAAGTAATATATCCTTCTCTGGTAAACATTGGTGGGGTGATAGTAGAGCCGAATTTTATGCCCAGCAATTAATCCCACTAATCGAAAAATACAATTCTGTAATCCATTTACTACCAGGACATATGGGTAGTGAACAGAATGATAATAAATTCCATGAATTACTGAAAAAATATTTACCTACCCAAAATTGCCAACTACATTCATGGGATAAACCAGAAGATTTTTTGCAAATTCTGAGTCAAATGGATTTTCACTTTGGCAATCGTCTTCATTCTATAATACTGGCAGATATATTAGGAGTTCCTAGTATAGGAATATCTGCTGATCCTTCCAAAATCAGTAACTATATCAATAAAACAGAAATGTTATCTAGAGAAAGAATAGTAGATTTTATGGAAGTATTAACCATAGAACGGATCGAAAAAATATTTCAAGAATACAAAAGACCGGAAGAGTTTATTATCAACGAATCAAAAACAGCTCAAGAAAGTTTAGAAAGAATTTTTCATATATAAAGTACAGTCATCATTGAGCTTAAATACCTCGCTCCTGATGAGCGGGGTATTTGTTATTTCTGTACCCTAGCCATTAGCTGATAGGTTTATTTCGATTCCTCCCCTGCTACCTATAAACCTATTTCAGCTTTCCAGACGCTTTAGCGGCTTTAGCAGCTTTTTTCGCCGCTTTTTCTGCTTCTATAGCTGCTAATTTAGCTTGTTCTTTCTCTTCAGCAATTTTGTTGATATAGTAATGGTAATCACCTAAATAAACCCGAAATTCACCATCACGAATTTCGACAATTTTGTTAGCTACCTGAGAGATAAAATAACGGTCGTGGGATACTATAATTGCTGTCCCATCATAGTTTTGCAGGGCTTCTTCCATCATTTCCTTTGCAGGAATATCTAAGTGGTTGGTAGGCTCATCCAGAATGATTAGATTTGCTGGACGTAATAGCATTTTTGCTAATGCTAACCGAGCTTTTTCGCCTCCACTTAATGCCCCAACTTTCTTAAATACGGTATCACCAGTAAATAAGAATCTTCCCAAGAGTGTACGGACTTCTTCGTTTGTCCAGTCGGGAACTTCATCATGAATAGTTTCCATGACGGTTTTATTTAAATCTAAGGCTTCGGCTTGGTTTTGCTCAAAGTAACCAGGAATAACGTTGTGATCACCTAGTTTTACTAACCCTTCTGTAGGTGGTTCTGCACCCATCATGATTTTTAACAGTGTAGATTTTCCTGCACCATTGGGACCTAGAAAGGCAATTCTATCTCCCCTTTCAATGAGAAGATTTGCCGCCAAAAATAGGATTTTATCACCATAAACATGAGTTAAATCTTTAATCTCTACTACTTCACGTCCGCTGCGGGGTGCGGGAGGAAATCGGAAATGTAAAGTTCTCACACCCGCAATAGGTGCTTCGATACGTTCAATTTTATCTAGTTGTTTTTCCCGGCTTTTAGCTTGGGTACTGCGGGTTGCACTAGCGCGGAATCTATCTACAAAGGTTT includes:
- a CDS encoding MFS transporter translates to MQSSDLDKKILPLSPSQAKNNRVSEKTTPHQPSAVSQPNLNSINNQEISRTDVSQEKNGNVEVSSTNVPTPLEPQFQTNGKGNSTQEILKVVTQPETTQLNGSGVGGGNTSSNIQKQGFLPVLKNPNFLALWGGQVFCQLADKVYLVLMIALINTQFQKGDQSISGWVSALMMVFTIPAVLFGSVAGVFVDRWSKKVVLVATNVWRGILVLAIPLLLWLTHDWQPVGVLPVGFLIILGVTFLVSTLTQFFAPAEQAVIPLVVAEEHLLSANSLYTTTMMASLIIGFAVGEPLLALADGLWLKLVGSGSGGLGKEILVGGSYAIAGLILLLLNTKEIPHPPETEFPHVFSDLRDGFLYLKENHRIRNAIVQLVILFSVFAALTVIAVRMAEIIPNLKASQFGFLLASGGVGIAAGATIIGQFGQRFSYRQLSFCGCLGMAASLIGLGIFTTQLWIVLLLLSLVGLFGALVGIPMQTAIQTETPPEMRGKVFGLQNNVINIALSLPLALAGVAETFFGLQVVFLGLSVIVFSGGILTWYNSRD
- a CDS encoding polysaccharide pyruvyl transferase family protein yields the protein MKIMLMGYYGYRNIGDDLFVQHLTNFFSKKEAVEKVFLICNDNYYEISSKKISLFHHFQLSKIKRLFLLWQSDCVAWGGGTLGLSSVPKNLSTLQTLAKLLGKRFCFLGIGLESMNAGEKQDVTNFFKQADLLYVRDNNSYELVKEKLKFTNSCCLGGDLAFLDLSYYEEFIHRTKTANSLSNISFSGKHWWGDSRAEFYAQQLIPLIEKYNSVIHLLPGHMGSEQNDNKFHELLKKYLPTQNCQLHSWDKPEDFLQILSQMDFHFGNRLHSIILADILGVPSIGISADPSKISNYINKTEMLSRERIVDFMEVLTIERIEKIFQEYKRPEEFIINESKTAQESLERIFHI
- a CDS encoding glycosyltransferase family 4 protein codes for the protein MRIAWIGKKTPFCGNVTYSREITNALLDRGHQVSFLHFAQEESQPQNWPNCQEVSLPFIYKSQVYTIPTFKATKVLTESLREIKPDIVHASLTLSTLDFVLPEICQELNLPLVATFHTPFAGKGAKLISGTQILAYQLYAPFLDHYDRVIIFSQIQRELLARMGVREEKLAVIPNGVDTVKYSPGISKIKAEFDAERLFVYQGRIATEKNVEPLLRAWKQSDMGVNSKLLIVGDGPLKPSLEPFYGQEDGIIWLGFIADENRRIEILRGADVFILPSLVEGLSLSLLEAMSCGLACLATDVGADGEVLEKGAGVIISTKTVRSQLRTLLPLFQDHPELTTLLGQKARNRVLERYTLSDNITRLEELYTKILAQQPLTISWGT
- the recO gene encoding DNA repair protein RecO, coding for MSRTYKATGINLKTQALGESDKIVTILTKEFGLIRAVAPGARKHNSSLGGRIGIFVVNELLISQGKSLGNATPTLDKITQAQTIKTYPGLTKDLGKLAASQYLAEIVLCQALSELPQTELYDLLDEHLQRLEALPKSQGFAVVAHLAHGVFQFLALAGLTPQVQVCCLTQLPVTPDWTNPNWQVGFSVPTGGIISLEAWKSLRSEREKGKREDGEIRKKSSPNPQSPSYETVIHQQDLPTISNRLNAKELFMLQYLSQTEIMQIEAASDYGWLSIEQILRQYIQYHLDRPIRSATLIDSYFAANHDAIV
- a CDS encoding ABC-F family ATP-binding cassette domain-containing protein, whose amino-acid sequence is MLRLEHISKIYPTGEVLKDINWEVKPGDRIGLVGVNGAGKSTQLKIISGEIEPTSGEIIRPNSLHIAYLNQEFEVDPTRTVREEFWTVFQEANDVQIALAHVPQEMETANPEELDELIHKLDRLQRQFEALDGYNLDARIGKILPEMGFQVEDSDRLVSAFSGGWQMRMSLGKILLQKPDLLLLDEPTNHLDLETIEWLENYLRGLITPMVIVSHDREFLDRLCTQIVETERGVSSTYLGNYSSYLQQKAENQSAQLSAFERQQKEIEKQQTFVDRFRASATRSTQAKSREKQLDKIERIEAPIAGVRTLHFRFPPAPRSGREVVEIKDLTHVYGDKILFLAANLLIERGDRIAFLGPNGAGKSTLLKIMMGAEPPTEGLVKLGDHNVIPGYFEQNQAEALDLNKTVMETIHDEVPDWTNEEVRTLLGRFLFTGDTVFKKVGALSGGEKARLALAKMLLRPANLIILDEPTNHLDIPAKEMMEEALQNYDGTAIIVSHDRYFISQVANKIVEIRDGEFRVYLGDYHYYINKIAEEKEQAKLAAIEAEKAAKKAAKAAKASGKLK